The Priestia megaterium NBRC 15308 = ATCC 14581 region CTTAGGATTTCTTCGGGATACATCCGTTTCTGTCTCACTGACCATGACCGTTTTATTTATTATTGTTGCACTTTTTGCAGGCCCTGCATTTATCGAAACAAAATTAAGCGGGGGTCAAAACTTTATTGTGTACTCGCTAATTCAAGCAATCACTTTTGCAGCAGGAGTATATGTCGTGCTGGCGGGTGTTCGTATGCTTTTAGCAGAAATTGTACCAGCATTTAAAGGAATTGCTGACAAAGCGGTACCAAATGCCATTCCAGCTCTAGATTGTCCAACTGTGTTTCCGTTTGCTCCTAACGCAGTGGTCATTGGATTCTTTTCAAGCTTTATCGCTGGTCTCATTTCAATGTTCTTTTTGCCTCTATTTGGTCTAAGTATTATCGTGCCGGGCCTCGTTCCGCACTTTTTTACGGGAGCAGCTGCGGGAGTATTTGGAAATGCGACGGGGGGAAGAAGAGGAGCAGTGGTCGGGTCATTTGCCAATGGAATCTTAATTAGTTTTTTACCGGCTATTTTACTGCCTGTTCTCGCGTCGTTAGGTTTTAAAGGCACAACATTTGGAGATTCGGACTTTAGTGCGGTAGGTATTCTTCTTAGCATGCTAATTAAATTATTTACGTAAAGATAAAAAACTCATGTTACGCTAGTAGCATGAGTTTTTTATGATATTGGAAGTGGAGGAGCAATGAATGAAAATTGGGTTAGCGCAAGTGAGATTTCCAAAGTCAGCCGCAGAGGGTGTAGAAACGATAGAAAATTGTATGAAACAAGCAGCAGAAGAAGGGTGTAACCTTGTATGTTTTCCAGAATCAATTGTGCCGGGACTTAGAGGAGTGGGTTTTGAAGTTGAGGCCTACAATCACGAAATTCAACAAAATACGCTTTATAAAGTTAAGTTGCTTGCCAAACAGTTAAAGCTCAACGTAATTTTACCACTGGAATGGCGCGACGAACTTGGTATGCATTTAACTGCTTTTGTAATTGATGAAAATGGAAAAGAATTAGGGTATCAAACTAAAAATCAAATTGATCCAGCAGAAGATCAATTTGGTTATAAGCCTGGAAACAGCCGCCAGTTGTTTGAAATAAACGGCGTGAAATTCGGTATTGTTATTTGCCATGAGGGATGGCGCTATCCTGAAACTGTCCGATGGGCTGCTGTAAGAGGAGCAAGCATTGTGTTTCATCCACAGTTTACTGGTGAAGTACCAGATCCGAAGTTTTATGATTATGCAATGATTGCAAGAAGTACGGAGAATGGTATTTACTTTGCAAGCGTGAATTATGCCTTAGAGAACCAAAAAAGCACCACTTCTCTTCTTTCTCCAAAGGGTGAATGTTTGATAAAAGCGAAAGCTGAAAAGCAAGAACTACTAACGTATACGATAGAGCCCGATGAGGCTAACCGGCTGTTAGCTCAGCGTCTGTTATCAAATTTACTATTGTAAAAAAGTTTATTTTTTCTAGTTAAATTAGCATGTGCGCTCTTATAACCCTTTGGTTATTTCTCCTTATGACGATATAAACGTCAATATGGTATTATCAAAAGTTAAAGGGATATTAAAAGGTGTGTGGAAACAATGGATCGAAAAAAAGTCGCATCAGTAGCTGGAGCATTGGTTATTGCCGTAGGAATTTGGCTATTTCAAAGCGGGAAATTTAAAAGTGAAGCGCAGGCAGATAAGTTTACGAGTACATTTTTGGTCGATCATGAACAAACAGACAATGGATTTGAATTATTTACTTCGGATACCAATCAATATAGGATGTGGTTTCCGCTTCAGTATGTTATTCATAAATCTTCTTATAAAAGCAGTGAAGATGAAAGTGAAGTATGGACAGCATCAACGAAGGAAAATGATTCATACAATGCTGGGAAAATAACGGCTTTATTTTCTAAGAAAAAAAGCAAAGCAGCTCAAAATAAAATGGATGCGTTTCAGCCTGATTACATGTTAAAAGGTAAAAATGCAACGATTTATGTGAAAAAACAAACAAGAGATGGAAAGCATAGCATTTATCATGCTTATGTGAATGATGATTATTCAGACAAGTATATTTACTATACGTTTGAACTAAAAAGCAGCGAACAGACAAACAGTACAAAACAGCAGTATTGGGTAGAAAAAATTCTTCTAAATACACAGTTTCAAAAAAACTCAGCTGAATAGTCAGCTGAGTTTTTACGTAAGGGTTCATAATGCTTTTCCTTTTTTATGTAAACGGGTACAATATGAGTAAGGAGGCCTTTGTATGATTGAAAAACAAGCAGTTGGTGAAAAAGCAGCACAATTTGTTGAAGATGGAATGATTGTAGGACTAGGGACAGGTTCAACAGCTTATTATACAATTGTAAAACTAGGTGAACGAGTAAAAAATGGATTACACATCAAAGCGGTTCCTACTTCTCAAAAAACAGAAGAGCTGGCAAGGAAACTAGGTATTCCCATTGTTACCTTAGCAGATGTTGAATATATTGATATAGCAATTGACGGAGCAGATGAAGTAGATAGCGAACTTTCTTTAATTAAAGGAGGAGGAGGCGCGCTGCTTCGAGAAAAAATGATTGCGTACGCAGCGAAGCGGTTTATCGTGATTGCAGATTCTAAGAAAATAGTGAAGACGCTAGGAGCTTTTCCTCTTCCTGTTGAAGTTATACGTTTTGGCTGGGAAATGACTGCGAAGCACATTCGCAGTGCAGGTTGTGTACCGCAGCTTAGGCTTTTAGATGATCATACGCCGTTTATCACCGATAACGGAAATTACATTCTAGACTGCCATTTTTCAGAAATTGAAAATCCTGCTGAGTTGGAAAAGCAGCTGATAAGGATCCCAGGCGTAGTAGAAAGCGGTTTGTTTGTAGGAATGACGGAGGAAGTTATTACCGTACAAAACCAAGATGTTTATATCATAAAAAAATAGAAGCTTTGGCGTCGGGCCTAGGCTTCTATTTTTTAATTGGAAAGAACGTTCCAATTTTTCTCTAATTGATATATGTATTGAGACGCGTTCAGTACATTTGGATGAACAAAGGTATCAATTGTTTTTTGCGGACAAGCAGATCCGTATAATGAAAAAATGACAAGCTTGCTGTGCTCGATTGGTGATACAACGTGAGATAAACAGCGATAAGAAGGATTTATCAAGCTTTTTACCATCTCATAGATATCTTCTTTGTCGTAAAAATCGACTTCAATTTCCGTCTTTACTAAATAACGGCTTTCAATGGCGCTGCTTCGATAATAATTGTAGCGTGCTCCTATGAAGTAGGACGGATCTGATGTTGAAACGTCCAAATTCGTATATGTTTGATCCTGCTTGCTTTTATAAAAAATAGAATCATGAGTATGCTTCATGAATTCTTGATAAGTTGTTCCATCTTCCCACAGAGCTAGAATACAAGCATCTGTTTCATCTTCCACGTTCCAACCCCCTAATTGGCCAATGAAACCATTCACGTGTGCAAGAGCAGCCCAATGCTGTTGCGTATATGAAAAAGATGCTTTTTTATCAGTCGGTATGCTGCATTTCACAATTTTTGTCAACATTCTCCCATCACCTCAATTAATTACTTCGATAAATGAAGGAAAAATCCTTCTAAAAAGAGGAAAATCATAGACATATCCCCCCTTTAAAAGCCATACATTTCAAATAGGACAATGTTAGGGAAAGAAGGGGAAATGAATGAAAGTTTTTCGTGCAAAAGCCTGTCAATCTCCTATGCGAAAAGGCTGGTCAATTATGTTTCAGCATCCGTTTAAAAAAGATGAAAGAGGAAGATCGCACCCGTTTGTTAAACGGTTTATGTATACAGAGCAACACGATGAAATTGACATTCTCGTTGAAGAGATGAATGAACTGCTGAGAGTGCAGGATTTTTGGACAAGTACTGCAAAAGGAAGAGCAAAAGCAAGATATGATGAACGAGTAGTGAATGCTTTTTATAACGATATTGAAAAAAGAACGAGCGAGCAAATTGACAGCGAGTATGAGTACATTCATGTAATCGGAGAACAAGGAAGCGGCAAAACAGCCTTAATCCGCCAGCTTCTTGGTATAAAAAAGGAATGTGGCTTTCTAGGAATAGGCAGTAAAGGCGCTTGTTCTGCTACGTATAAGGTGAAGGATTCCCAACACTATGAAGCTGCTGTCTCTTTTTTTACGCGAAGTGAAGTGCAAAGGAAATTGGAGAATATCCTACTAAGAAGCGCTGAAGTGTATGCTGAAGGAGGCACGGATTATGACTTGGTCTTTGAATTATTACACGGAGATTCCTCTTTTAATCTGCGCGCTCTTTTGGGAGATATCCCATACAAAGCCCGTTATTTTAATGATGATATTCCTTTAAGAATGAGTGATGAAAATAGTTCATTCAAACAATTTGTAGATGCAATTAAACGAGAAAGTGAAATAGTAAAAGACGCTGTTGATCACGAAGGAAAAGATTTTGCAGAAGGATGGCACAAGAGGCTTGAATGTAGGAAAATTACCGAGCAAATGCTTCTGGCAATTGAATCCCGGTTGAAAGAATACAAGGAGGGAACATGGGAAATAGGAGAAGACGACTGGCCAATATCCTGCCGTCTCACAGCAAAAGAGCTGTCTTCCTTTGGTCCGCTAACAAATGAAGAAGAAGAAAATAACGGACGTCTTATTTATCCATTGTTTCGTAGAATTGAAGTTTGCGGCCCTTTTTCTTTTAAAAAAGGAGTAGCGATTTGCGAGCATGCTTGTTTTGAATATACGAGCACCATCCACGATTCTTTTAAACAAGCAGCTTCTATTTTATACGTACATCATGGACTTAAACAATTAAATATTCAATTTCTTCAACAGCTCATCGTACATGGTCACGGTGCTAAGGTAAACGTTTGTGTTACACACGGAGATTTGCTTACCTCTCCAAGCTGCCGTACGGATTATGCTAAAAAACATGCCATGGCTAAAATGATAGATTATGCGCTTAAAAGCGTTTCACCTCTTATGAAAAAGCAGCTTCACTACTATTTAACAGTAGGGAATACGTCTATTTTAGAATGTGTACACGAGGAATCCAAAGAGAGTCATCTTCTGTATAAAGACTTAAAGGCAGCTTTAGTATCAGAAACGAGAAAAAAGCAGCAAGAGCTGCATCCTATTTATTTAAATTTGACTGTCTCTCAGGCTTTTTATGAAGCGATGGAGTCGCTGAACATTCCTTATATGGATAGAGAAACATGTTTGAACATTTCCTTAGGAGAGCATGAAGGGCCGGTGCCAGTCATTGCGTCCGCTTTTATTTCATCTGTCTACGAGCATTTTCTAAGCCAGCCGTCTGGGTGGTCAAGTACTTATCATTCGGTCACCGACCGACAGCAGGTTATTCAAGAATTGGCAGGTGAGTTCGCAACCGTCATTTATTCCTATTTTAACGAACAGCTGCTTGAAAATTCCCGTAATGACTGGGTCGCTCTTTATAAACAAAAAGAAGACGATCAAGCCTACAAATATAGCAGACTAATAGAAAACGTAATTCCTGCCAAAAATGATATCTATCAGCAGCAAATTCTTATGAGAACGGTCTATCAGTTGATCAAATATGTTGTAGAAAAGAAAGACGGCGTACTGGTTCATTAAGGAGTCAAGGGAGGTCAATATAAAAAAGGTTTATCAATAAAAAAACAGAGCCTGATTTCAGGCTCTATTAGCGTTTAGAAATAGCAGTTAAAGTATTAGGTCCGGCAATGCCGTCAGCTGCTAGCTTATTGTCTTTTTGAAAATTACGTACAGCTGATTCCGTATTAGCACCGAAAATACCGTCCGTGCCTTTTGTATCATAGCCAAGCGCCGTTAATTTCTTTTGAAGGGCTTGAACATTGCTGCCTTTGCTTCCTTTTTTAAGCGTTTGTTTTGTGTTAATTGTTGTATCTGCTGGTGGATTTGTTGGCTTTGTTGGATTTGTTGGTGTCGTCGGGTTCGGGTTCGTTCCTGAACTTCCTAAAGCTTTATATGTTGATGGGCCAACAATGCCGTCAGCCGTTAAGCCGTGGTCTTTTTGGAACTTACGAACAGCTGAATCTGTATTGGCACCGAACACACCATCCGTACCTTTTGTATTATAGCCAAGTGAAGTTAGTTTCTGCTGAAGTTCTTTAACTG contains the following coding sequences:
- a CDS encoding carbon-nitrogen hydrolase family protein, whose translation is MKIGLAQVRFPKSAAEGVETIENCMKQAAEEGCNLVCFPESIVPGLRGVGFEVEAYNHEIQQNTLYKVKLLAKQLKLNVILPLEWRDELGMHLTAFVIDENGKELGYQTKNQIDPAEDQFGYKPGNSRQLFEINGVKFGIVICHEGWRYPETVRWAAVRGASIVFHPQFTGEVPDPKFYDYAMIARSTENGIYFASVNYALENQKSTTSLLSPKGECLIKAKAEKQELLTYTIEPDEANRLLAQRLLSNLLL
- the rpiA gene encoding ribose-5-phosphate isomerase RpiA, encoding MIEKQAVGEKAAQFVEDGMIVGLGTGSTAYYTIVKLGERVKNGLHIKAVPTSQKTEELARKLGIPIVTLADVEYIDIAIDGADEVDSELSLIKGGGGALLREKMIAYAAKRFIVIADSKKIVKTLGAFPLPVEVIRFGWEMTAKHIRSAGCVPQLRLLDDHTPFITDNGNYILDCHFSEIENPAELEKQLIRIPGVVESGLFVGMTEEVITVQNQDVYIIKK
- a CDS encoding YdbC family protein — its product is MLTKIVKCSIPTDKKASFSYTQQHWAALAHVNGFIGQLGGWNVEDETDACILALWEDGTTYQEFMKHTHDSIFYKSKQDQTYTNLDVSTSDPSYFIGARYNYYRSSAIESRYLVKTEIEVDFYDKEDIYEMVKSLINPSYRCLSHVVSPIEHSKLVIFSLYGSACPQKTIDTFVHPNVLNASQYIYQLEKNWNVLSN